From the Desulfosoma sp. genome, the window AGAAGAAGAGGCAAGGGAGCGTCTGAGCCGCTTTGGTCCGAACAAGCTGGCCGAGGTGGAGCGGATCAGCCTGATAAAGATCATCCTTCACCAGTTCAAGAGCCCTCTCATCTACATTCTGCTCATCGCGGCGGTGGTCACGTTTCTCCTGGAGGAATACAAGGACACCGGGGTCATCGCCGCCGTCCTGATCCTCAATGCCTTCATCGGATTCGTTCAGGAGCTCAAGGCTGAAAAACAGGTCCAGGCCTTGAAGAGCATGGTGGTGGCCAAGGCTCGGGTGCTCCGGGACGGGAAAGAGGTCGAAATCAACGGCGAGGCGCTGGTTCCCGGGGATATCGTGCTCCTGGCATCCGGCGGGCGGGTGCCGGCGGATGTCCGTCTGATAAAGACCATCGAACTCAAAGCGGACGAAGCCTTGCTCACCGGGGAGTCCGTCCCGGCTGAAAAGAAGAGTGAAACCATCCCCGATGACAACCTCACGCCCGGCGATCAGCGCAACATGGCCTTTATGGGCACGGTGATCGTCAACGGACGGGGCAAGGGGGTCGTGGTGGCCACTGGCTCCAGGACGGTTCTGGGCGGTATCGCCAAAGACGTCAAGGAGATACGGGTGGCGCAGTCTCCGCTGCAGGAGCGGATTGACCGTTTTGCCCGCGCCATCGGCATCATCGTCCTGGTGGCCGCGACGCTTCTCTTTCTGGTCGGCATCCTGGTGGGCATAGATGCCGTGGACATGTTCATGACAGCCGTGGCGGCCACGGTGGCCACCATCCCCGAGGGGCTTCCCATTGTGGTCACTATCGCCCTGGCCATCGGAGTGGCGCGCATGGCGCAGCGCAACGCCATTATTCGGAAGCTTCCGGCCGTCGAGACGCTGGGCAGCACGACGGTGATCTGTTCCGACAAGACCGGCACCCTCACGCGCAACGAAATGACGGTCAAGCAGGCCTACGACGGGCAAACCCTCTACGAGTTTACCGGCACCGGCTACAACCCAGAGGGTGGAATCCTCAAAGATGGGGAGGTCGTGGACCTGGCCGGTGCGGAGCAGCTTCAGTTGATCCTCAGGATCGGACTGCTCTGCAATGAATCCCGCGTGTACGAGGAGGGCGGTGAGTACCGGGTGGACGGGGACCCCACGGAGGGGGCGCTTATCGTTTCGGCCATGAAGGCCGGTATGGACCCCGAGCGGGAGCGGGAGGCCTTCCCTCAACTGGCAATCATTCCGTTTGAATCCGACCGTGGGTACATGGCCACCCTGCACCGGGCGGACCGTCGCAACCTGATTTTTGTCAAGGGGGCTCCCGAGAAGCTATTGGACCTGTGCACCCAAGGCCGAACGGAAGTCTCGGCGGAATTCTCGCGAACGGCCGAGGAATTCGGGCGCCAGGGGCTGCGTGTTTTGGGCATGGCCTGCAAGGAAGTCCCGGCCGATCAAACGGACATGACCATGGCAGACCTGAAATCCGATCTCGTGTTCGTCGGATTGCAGGGGATGATCGACCCTCCCCGGCCGGAGGCCATCGAAGCCGTTGCGGGCTGCAGGGATGCGGGGATTCGGGTGGTGATGATCACCGGGGACCATGCCGTCACCGCCCTGGCCATCGCCAGGAAGCTCGGCATCGCACCGGAAGAGGAGGCGGTGGAGGATCTGACGTCCAAGCCGGTGGATACACTGAGCGACGAGGAGATCCTCGAACTGTTCCAAGAATTGGTGACAGCTTTGGCCGTGCGTTCGGGACTGGTATCTCGCGAGGCCGAAAGCGCCACCGCTAAGCGTGTGCAGGCCATGAGCAACCCGGAATTCCTGGGGTTGCTCAAGGGCGTTCTGGCTTCGCTGGTCAAGAGGGCCGGACCCGAAGGGGCCGTGCGGAACGTGCTTTCCGGCAAGGAAATCGAGACCATGAGCGACGACGACCTCTACCATTTGGTCCAGAAGGTCTCCGTGTACGCCCGCGTCTCGCCACAGCACAAGCTGCGCATCACCCGGCAGCTCATCAAACGTGGCGAAATCGTGGCCATGACGGGAGACGGCGTCAACGACGCCCCGGCCCTCAAGGCGGCCCACATTGGGGTGGCCATGGGCAGGAGCGGTACCGACGTGGCCAAGGAAGCCTCGGACATGGTCATCGCCGATGACAACTTCGCCAGCATCTATCGGGCCGTGGAGCTGGGAAGGGTCGTGTTCGACAACATTCGCAAGGTCACTTTCTTCCTGATTCCGACCGGTATAGCCGCCATCATCACCATCCTGGCCACCGTGATGCTCGGCTTGCCGCTTCCCTACCTGCCGGCGCAGCTGCTCTGGATCAACATCGTCACCAACGGCCTGCAGGATGTGGCGCTCGCTTTCGAGCCGGGAGAAAAAGACGTCCTCAAGCGGCCGCCGCGGCCTCCTCGATCCGGCATTTTCAACCGCCTCATGGTGGAGCGCACCATCATCGTGGCCCTGCTGATCTCGGCGGGGGTCATCTACGAATTCATCCACGACCTGAATCGGGGCGCCTCCCTCGAGAAGGCCCGGACCATGGCCGTGACCCTCACGGTTTTCTTCCAGTTCTTCCAGGCTTTCAACAGCCGGTCCGAGTTGCAGTCGCTTTTCACGATGAATCCCTTGGGCAACCCGTTCCTTTTCTTCGGCACCCTTGCCGCCTTTGGCGCGCACCTTGCCGCCATTTATCACCCGGCCCTGCAGTGGCTCTTCGGCATGGTGCCCATCACTCTCGAGGAATGGATGCGGATCGCCCTTCTCTCCTTCACCGTCGTGGTGGTGGTGGAAATCGACAAACTCGTGCGCAGAATCATCGCCGGCCAACGGTGACGGTCTCTCGTGAATGGGAAAGCGGGATGGGGCGGGCCGTAGGTACAGGCTCATCGTTCAATGCCGGCGCGGGGAGAGTGGCGTGTGAATGCAGGCATCGGGCTTGAGCCCGATTCATCTCAGCGGATGAAATAGCCATCCGGAACGTATTCCTGCACCATCCTCTGAGTGTTGAAAAACGACCCGTTGATGGTGCTGCGATACATCATCATCTCGATGAAGCGCTCGCGGTTTCCGTATTAATGGGGAACGATGTGCTTTTCCGGTTTTTCGTAGAGCGACGGTGTATCCTGGGCTCAGAGCATCCTGACCCCGCCCATGCCCAGGATCACCTTAAGGGAAATCCGGTAGTGCTCGCCCCCGCCATAAAGAGACTGGCTCAGTCCGCGATCCCACTCGGCGTTCTTTGGTAGATCGGCGTCCAGAAAATAGATGGAGACCGTGAAACCTCCGACGCCCGTGACATCGTAGCGCCAACTCCACAGATGAACGGTTCGCCTTCCACAAGGATCGAAGCCCGCGGTGAGCATGCCTCAAACAACCCTTCGACGGCCTATGCCGCTGGAGCTTCCACCTGCCAATCGTCCTGTTCGAGCCTTTGACGAAAGTAACCCTTGCGCTACAGGAGCGTTACGGCCCGGCGCAGTCGGGCACCCAGGCGATAGGTCCGGTGGCATCGTGGAAACGTCCTTCTGTCACAGAAGTCCCCCGGGCTCCTTCCTCAAAAAAGAAAGAAGCGGCATGGTCAGCAATAATCCAGTTCTGGCGGAATGGAATGGGACAGGTGACGACACGTTCATTATCGAGAGATACTGGAC encodes:
- a CDS encoding HAD-IC family P-type ATPase, giving the protein MDWYRRDIDTVLSELGTSEHGLKEEEARERLSRFGPNKLAEVERISLIKIILHQFKSPLIYILLIAAVVTFLLEEYKDTGVIAAVLILNAFIGFVQELKAEKQVQALKSMVVAKARVLRDGKEVEINGEALVPGDIVLLASGGRVPADVRLIKTIELKADEALLTGESVPAEKKSETIPDDNLTPGDQRNMAFMGTVIVNGRGKGVVVATGSRTVLGGIAKDVKEIRVAQSPLQERIDRFARAIGIIVLVAATLLFLVGILVGIDAVDMFMTAVAATVATIPEGLPIVVTIALAIGVARMAQRNAIIRKLPAVETLGSTTVICSDKTGTLTRNEMTVKQAYDGQTLYEFTGTGYNPEGGILKDGEVVDLAGAEQLQLILRIGLLCNESRVYEEGGEYRVDGDPTEGALIVSAMKAGMDPEREREAFPQLAIIPFESDRGYMATLHRADRRNLIFVKGAPEKLLDLCTQGRTEVSAEFSRTAEEFGRQGLRVLGMACKEVPADQTDMTMADLKSDLVFVGLQGMIDPPRPEAIEAVAGCRDAGIRVVMITGDHAVTALAIARKLGIAPEEEAVEDLTSKPVDTLSDEEILELFQELVTALAVRSGLVSREAESATAKRVQAMSNPEFLGLLKGVLASLVKRAGPEGAVRNVLSGKEIETMSDDDLYHLVQKVSVYARVSPQHKLRITRQLIKRGEIVAMTGDGVNDAPALKAAHIGVAMGRSGTDVAKEASDMVIADDNFASIYRAVELGRVVFDNIRKVTFFLIPTGIAAIITILATVMLGLPLPYLPAQLLWINIVTNGLQDVALAFEPGEKDVLKRPPRPPRSGIFNRLMVERTIIVALLISAGVIYEFIHDLNRGASLEKARTMAVTLTVFFQFFQAFNSRSELQSLFTMNPLGNPFLFFGTLAAFGAHLAAIYHPALQWLFGMVPITLEEWMRIALLSFTVVVVVEIDKLVRRIIAGQR